The Prosthecodimorpha staleyi genome has a window encoding:
- the uvrC gene encoding excinuclease ABC subunit UvrC, translating into MPMTEEPAPSETTEPATAAHGAEVIADLVKRLPNEPGVYRMIDRKGDVLYVGKARNLKKRVSNYARGAGLSARILRMIRETSTMEFVQTRTETEALLLEANLIKRLRPRFNVLLRDDKSFPYILVAEDHAAPSLVKHRGARKRKGSYFGPFASAGAVGRTINALQKAFLIRTCSDSVYETRTRPCLLFQIKRCAAPCTGEIDAAGYAELVAEAKAFLSGRSQAVKADLAAAMEQASDALDFERAAVCRDRLAALSHVQSHQGINPQTVEEADVFAAHHEGAQTCIQVFFFRTGQNWGNRAYFPRADKSLSEAEILESFVAQFYDDKPVPRLILLSHDLEERELLEQALCERAGARVEVAVPKRGEKKDLVEHALLNAREALGRRLAESSSQARLLAGLGTAFGLAEAPKRVEVYDNSHIMGTNAVGAMIVAGPDGFVKNQYRKFNIRSTDLTPGDDYGMMREVLTRRFARLVREAGAKAEAPRDEQGFGAWPDLVFVDGGKGQLEAARQVLADLGILEDVPLVGIAKGPDRDAGRERFFIPGRPDFMLPERDAVLYFVQRLRDEAHRFAIGTHRAKRSKAIGQSALDEIAGVGPTRKRALLRHFGTIKAISKAAMEDLMQVDGISESLAEAIHDHFHEDA; encoded by the coding sequence ATGCCCATGACCGAAGAGCCCGCCCCCTCCGAGACGACCGAACCGGCAACCGCGGCCCATGGGGCCGAGGTCATTGCCGATCTGGTCAAGCGCCTGCCCAACGAGCCGGGCGTCTATCGCATGATCGACCGCAAGGGCGACGTGCTCTATGTCGGCAAGGCGCGGAACCTGAAGAAGCGCGTCTCCAACTACGCCCGCGGCGCCGGCCTGTCGGCGCGCATCCTGCGCATGATCCGCGAGACGTCGACCATGGAATTCGTCCAGACCCGGACGGAGACCGAGGCGCTTCTGCTGGAAGCCAACCTGATCAAACGGCTGCGGCCGCGGTTCAACGTCCTTCTGCGCGACGACAAGAGCTTTCCGTATATTCTCGTTGCCGAAGATCATGCGGCGCCGTCGCTTGTCAAGCATCGCGGCGCGCGCAAGCGCAAGGGCAGCTATTTCGGCCCCTTCGCCTCGGCCGGCGCCGTCGGGCGCACGATCAATGCCCTGCAGAAGGCCTTCCTGATCCGAACCTGCTCGGATTCCGTCTACGAGACCCGCACCCGCCCCTGCCTGCTGTTCCAGATCAAGCGCTGCGCCGCCCCCTGCACCGGCGAGATCGACGCCGCCGGCTACGCCGAACTGGTCGCCGAGGCCAAGGCCTTCCTGTCGGGGCGCAGCCAGGCCGTGAAGGCGGATCTGGCCGCCGCCATGGAGCAGGCGTCCGATGCGCTCGATTTCGAGCGCGCTGCCGTCTGCCGCGATCGGCTGGCCGCATTGAGCCACGTCCAGTCGCACCAGGGCATCAATCCGCAGACCGTGGAGGAGGCGGATGTCTTCGCCGCCCACCATGAAGGCGCGCAGACCTGCATCCAGGTATTCTTCTTCCGCACCGGCCAGAACTGGGGCAACCGGGCCTATTTCCCGCGCGCCGACAAGTCGCTGTCCGAGGCGGAGATCCTGGAATCCTTCGTCGCCCAGTTCTACGACGACAAGCCGGTGCCGCGATTGATCCTGCTCAGCCACGATCTCGAGGAGCGCGAACTGCTGGAGCAGGCTCTGTGCGAACGTGCCGGCGCGCGGGTCGAGGTCGCGGTGCCCAAGCGCGGCGAGAAGAAGGACCTGGTCGAGCACGCCCTGCTCAACGCCCGCGAGGCGCTCGGGCGCCGGCTGGCCGAATCGTCCAGCCAGGCGCGCCTGCTCGCCGGGCTCGGGACCGCCTTCGGCCTTGCCGAGGCGCCCAAGCGGGTCGAGGTCTACGACAACAGCCACATCATGGGGACGAACGCGGTCGGCGCCATGATCGTGGCCGGGCCCGACGGCTTCGTGAAGAACCAGTACCGCAAGTTCAACATCCGCTCGACCGACCTGACGCCCGGCGACGACTACGGCATGATGCGCGAGGTGCTGACCCGCCGTTTCGCACGCCTGGTGCGCGAAGCTGGTGCTAAGGCCGAAGCGCCACGCGACGAGCAGGGCTTCGGGGCCTGGCCGGATCTGGTCTTCGTCGATGGCGGCAAGGGCCAGTTGGAGGCCGCCCGCCAGGTTCTCGCCGATCTCGGCATCCTCGAGGACGTGCCGTTGGTCGGCATCGCCAAGGGACCGGATCGGGATGCCGGGCGCGAGCGATTCTTCATCCCCGGCCGGCCCGACTTCATGCTGCCGGAGCGCGACGCCGTGCTCTATTTCGTGCAGCGCCTGCGCGACGAGGCGCATCGCTTCGCCATCGGCACCCATCGTGCAAAGCGTTCCAAGGCAATCGGCCAATCGGCGCTCGACGAGATTGCCGGCGTCGGCCCGACCCGCAAGCGCGCCCTGCTGCGCCATTTCGGCACCATCAAGGCGATCTCGAAGGCCGCCATGGAGGATCTGATGCAGGTCGACGGCATTTCGGAAAGCCTCGCCGAGGCAATCCACGATCATTTCCATGAGGATGCGTGA
- a CDS encoding outer membrane protein: MMKRFLSGLAMLAASTALASAADLGVKPVVVPVTPTLVSAYTWSGLYVGAQVGYSWNADDWRNVPGGPNAEGWLAGGHVGYNMQFNMLVVGVEGSLAWSNASGSGRCGPGNIFRCGTDHNWTGDLRARAGLAADRALFYVAGGIAADEVEASAKLLVFPGGSASKKETMVGYTIGGGAEFAVTNNWILGAEYKYSDLGTLNFNGAKIDVVTHKAVVRASYKF; encoded by the coding sequence ATGATGAAGCGTTTCCTGTCCGGTTTGGCCATGCTGGCCGCATCGACCGCCCTGGCCAGTGCCGCCGATCTCGGCGTCAAGCCGGTCGTCGTGCCGGTCACGCCGACCCTGGTGTCGGCCTATACCTGGAGCGGGCTCTATGTCGGCGCCCAGGTCGGCTACAGCTGGAATGCCGACGACTGGCGCAACGTTCCGGGCGGCCCGAATGCCGAGGGATGGCTGGCCGGCGGCCATGTCGGCTACAACATGCAGTTCAACATGCTGGTGGTCGGCGTCGAAGGCAGCCTGGCCTGGTCGAACGCCAGCGGTTCTGGCCGCTGCGGCCCGGGCAACATTTTCCGCTGCGGCACCGATCACAACTGGACCGGTGATCTGCGCGCCCGCGCCGGTCTGGCGGCCGATCGCGCTCTGTTCTACGTCGCCGGCGGTATCGCGGCGGACGAAGTTGAAGCGTCGGCCAAGCTCCTGGTGTTCCCGGGCGGTTCGGCTTCGAAGAAGGAAACCATGGTCGGCTACACCATCGGTGGCGGCGCCGAGTTCGCGGTGACCAACAACTGGATCCTGGGCGCGGAGTACAAGTACTCCGATCTCGGCACGTTGAACTTCAACGGCGCCAAGATCGATGTCGTGACCCACAAGGCCGTGGTCCGGGCCAGCTACAAGTTCTGA
- a CDS encoding SDR family oxidoreductase: MMHFPPPRNALITGAGRRIGAAIARDLAGHGWGVAIHCLTGREQAEQLAASIRDDGGRAEVVSGDLADIQSVYRIVGAAADRLGPIDLLINNASMFEKDEIGTLDPDLFERQLRVNLIAPCLLADAFVSRLPEGVGGHIVNLVDQRVLKPTPQFFSYMLSKSALHMATRTMAQALAPRIRVNAIGPGPTLANIRQSGDDFDRQTAAVPLGVGPDLAEFGRTIRYLWETPSITGQMICLDGGQHLAWRTPDVVGIAE; encoded by the coding sequence ATGATGCACTTCCCTCCCCCCCGCAATGCCCTGATCACCGGCGCCGGGCGCCGCATCGGGGCCGCGATCGCGCGGGACCTGGCCGGTCACGGCTGGGGCGTCGCCATCCATTGCCTGACCGGGCGGGAACAGGCCGAGCAGCTGGCGGCCTCGATTCGGGACGATGGCGGGCGGGCGGAGGTGGTCAGCGGCGATCTGGCCGACATTCAGTCCGTCTATCGCATCGTCGGCGCCGCGGCCGACCGGCTCGGGCCGATCGATCTCCTGATTAACAACGCGTCGATGTTCGAGAAGGACGAGATCGGCACGCTCGATCCGGACCTGTTCGAGCGCCAGCTACGCGTCAACCTGATCGCCCCCTGTCTGCTCGCCGACGCCTTCGTATCGCGGCTGCCGGAAGGGGTCGGCGGCCATATCGTCAATCTCGTCGACCAGCGCGTGCTCAAGCCGACGCCGCAGTTCTTTTCCTATATGCTGTCCAAATCGGCGCTGCACATGGCCACGCGGACCATGGCCCAGGCGCTCGCCCCGCGCATCCGGGTCAATGCGATCGGTCCCGGCCCGACGCTTGCGAATATCCGCCAGTCCGGCGACGATTTCGACCGGCAGACGGCGGCGGTGCCGCTGGGGGTCGGCCCGGATCTCGCCGAGTTCGGGCGGACCATCCGATATCTGTGGGAGACCCCGTCGATCACCGGGCAGATGATCTGCCTGGACGGCGGCCAGCATCTGGCCTGGCGGACGCCGGATGTGGTCGGCATCGCGGAATAG
- a CDS encoding outer membrane protein encodes MMKFRLLGAVLGLALTAGAASAADLYRAPAPVAVPVAPTLLPAYMWTGAYVGLQTGYGTGDVGKLKSDPNGWLAGVHAGANWQMNMLVAGIDGSWSWSNMSSKSADINWTGDVRGRLGVAFDRFHVFGTAGFAFADVDAGVKKKNSGRVETGWTAGLGAEYAITNNWIAGVEYKYADYGKIGGKGGADLSTNVFQVRLSYKF; translated from the coding sequence ATGATGAAGTTTCGTCTGCTCGGCGCGGTGCTGGGTCTGGCCCTGACAGCCGGAGCCGCCTCTGCCGCGGACCTCTATCGCGCTCCGGCGCCGGTCGCCGTTCCGGTGGCCCCGACCCTGCTGCCGGCCTATATGTGGACCGGCGCCTATGTCGGTCTGCAGACCGGCTACGGCACGGGCGATGTCGGCAAGCTGAAGTCGGACCCGAACGGCTGGCTCGCCGGCGTTCATGCCGGTGCCAACTGGCAGATGAACATGCTGGTGGCCGGCATCGACGGCAGCTGGTCCTGGAGCAACATGAGCTCCAAGTCGGCCGACATCAATTGGACCGGCGACGTCCGCGGCCGCCTCGGCGTCGCGTTCGACCGCTTCCATGTGTTCGGCACCGCCGGCTTCGCTTTCGCCGACGTGGACGCCGGCGTGAAGAAGAAGAACAGCGGCCGCGTCGAGACCGGCTGGACCGCGGGTCTCGGTGCCGAATACGCGATCACCAACAACTGGATCGCCGGCGTCGAGTACAAGTATGCGGATTACGGCAAGATCGGTGGCAAGGGCGGCGCCGACCTGAGCACCAACGTGTTCCAGGTCCGTCTCAGCTACAAGTTCTGA
- a CDS encoding outer membrane protein — MTKLYLRAAPAALALGLTGGAASAADLSRAPAPAPVAAPAYPDNIVSYGFNWTGAYVGANVGGRTMSTSLGSGRGSIDTKSAVGGLQAGYLFQTGNFVYGLEADFGYGQNSGSKSVPGGRVTSALDWTASGRARLGYAFDRLLVYGTGGIAGADLESEGRGGGNRSKKTDTLIGWTAGGGLEYAVTKNISLRAEYLYSDYGTSNVSYAGTGIKGGKQDITSNLGRLGVNFKF; from the coding sequence ATGACCAAACTTTACCTGCGCGCTGCACCTGCGGCCCTCGCGCTCGGCCTGACCGGCGGCGCCGCTTCGGCCGCCGACCTCTCCCGCGCTCCCGCGCCGGCCCCGGTCGCCGCGCCGGCCTATCCGGACAACATCGTCTCCTATGGGTTCAACTGGACCGGCGCCTATGTGGGCGCCAATGTCGGCGGGCGCACCATGTCGACGTCGCTCGGTTCCGGGCGCGGGTCGATCGACACCAAGTCGGCGGTCGGCGGTCTGCAGGCCGGCTACCTGTTCCAGACCGGCAATTTCGTCTACGGCCTGGAAGCCGATTTCGGCTACGGCCAGAACAGCGGCTCGAAGAGCGTACCGGGCGGCCGCGTCACCTCGGCGCTCGACTGGACCGCGTCGGGACGCGCCCGCCTGGGCTATGCCTTCGATCGGCTGCTCGTCTACGGTACCGGCGGCATTGCCGGCGCCGATCTCGAATCTGAGGGTCGCGGCGGCGGCAACCGGTCGAAGAAGACCGATACCCTGATCGGCTGGACCGCCGGCGGCGGTCTCGAATATGCGGTCACCAAAAACATCTCGCTGCGCGCCGAATATCTCTATTCGGACTACGGCACTTCGAATGTCAGCTATGCCGGCACGGGCATCAAGGGCGGCAAGCAGGACATCACGTCGAATCTCGGCCGGCTCGGCGTGAACTTCAAGTTCTGA